A window of the Thermoleophilia bacterium SCSIO 60948 genome harbors these coding sequences:
- a CDS encoding ABC transporter permease subunit, producing MTGATATIDRPADRIRNEESPGVGKLAAIELRKIRDTRAGKWLLGLTALLTVGFVLIVLLTGDASERGFGELIALSMMPVSFLPPILAILAITSEWSQRSGLTTFALVPRRGRVIAAKLIATTTLALAVVALAVVACAVGAAISGGEGSVSALEAIGYGIVFQVLFVTMGAAFGLAFMSSPVAIVLFFLLPSILSALGGLIDWLREPLQWVDPNSAWLVLTEPPAGGEDLAQVAVAAAVMIGLPLVAGLVRLRRTEIK from the coding sequence ATGACCGGCGCGACAGCGACGATCGATCGACCGGCGGACCGGATCCGAAACGAGGAGAGCCCGGGAGTCGGCAAGCTCGCGGCGATCGAGCTGCGAAAGATCCGCGACACCCGGGCGGGCAAGTGGCTGCTCGGATTGACCGCCCTGCTGACGGTCGGCTTCGTGCTGATCGTCCTGCTGACCGGCGACGCATCCGAGCGCGGTTTCGGCGAGCTGATCGCCCTGTCGATGATGCCGGTCTCGTTCCTGCCGCCGATCCTCGCGATCCTCGCGATCACCAGCGAGTGGTCACAGCGCAGCGGGCTGACGACGTTCGCGCTCGTGCCGCGCCGCGGCAGAGTGATCGCCGCGAAGCTGATCGCTACGACGACGCTCGCGCTCGCGGTGGTCGCGCTGGCGGTCGTCGCCTGTGCGGTCGGGGCCGCGATCTCAGGCGGCGAGGGCTCGGTCTCGGCGCTCGAGGCGATCGGCTACGGGATCGTCTTCCAGGTCCTGTTCGTGACCATGGGTGCCGCGTTCGGTCTCGCCTTCATGTCCTCGCCGGTCGCGATCGTCCTGTTCTTCCTGTTGCCCTCGATCCTGAGCGCGCTGGGCGGACTGATCGACTGGCTGCGCGAGCCGCTGCAGTGGGTGGATCCGAACTCGGCCTGGCTCGTACTCACCGAGCCGCCGGCCGGCGGCGAGGACCTGGCGCAGGTCGCGGTCGCGGCGGCGGTGATGATCGGCCTGCCGCTGGTCGCGGGGCTGGTTCGCCTGCGGCGGACCGAGATCAAGTAG
- a CDS encoding ATP-binding cassette domain-containing protein: MIEIEGLTKRYGREAAASDVSFSCEPGTVTGFLGPNGAGKSTTLRMLCGLTRPDGGTSRVLDTPYVEIPNPGRHVGVMLDASAQHQGRSGRETLELIALTIGVPRAGSAAMLERVGLDAKAASRRVGDYSLGMRQRLGIAGALVGSPSVLILDEPANGLDPAGIVWMRGLLRDFADRGGTVLLSSHLLHEVEAVADQLVLINHGRVVAQGSKAELLAASGTVVRANDLAGLERVLGKAEIGVERIDGHLVADAEAALVGEVANAGGIALSELRGADGGGLEGLFMSLTESGAGDRAGEEQR, translated from the coding sequence ATGATCGAAATCGAAGGACTCACGAAGCGATACGGCCGCGAGGCCGCCGCCTCGGACGTGAGCTTCAGCTGCGAGCCGGGCACCGTGACCGGCTTCCTCGGCCCAAACGGGGCGGGGAAGTCGACCACGCTGCGGATGCTCTGCGGCCTGACGCGACCGGACGGCGGAACCTCGCGGGTACTCGACACGCCGTACGTCGAGATACCGAACCCGGGACGCCACGTCGGCGTGATGCTCGACGCCTCGGCCCAGCACCAGGGCCGCAGCGGGCGCGAGACGCTCGAGCTGATCGCGCTGACGATCGGCGTGCCCCGTGCGGGGTCGGCGGCGATGCTCGAACGCGTCGGACTCGACGCCAAGGCGGCGTCGCGGCGCGTCGGCGACTACTCGCTCGGGATGCGCCAGCGGCTCGGAATCGCCGGCGCTCTGGTCGGTTCGCCGAGCGTGCTCATCCTCGATGAGCCTGCCAACGGCCTCGACCCGGCGGGCATCGTGTGGATGCGTGGCCTGTTGCGCGACTTCGCCGACCGCGGCGGCACCGTCCTGCTGAGCTCGCATCTGCTGCACGAGGTCGAGGCGGTCGCCGATCAGCTCGTGCTGATCAACCACGGGCGGGTCGTCGCCCAGGGCTCGAAGGCCGAGCTGCTCGCGGCGAGCGGCACCGTCGTCCGCGCCAACGATCTGGCCGGCCTCGAGCGCGTGCTCGGTAAGGCCGAGATCGGCGTCGAGCGGATCGACGGTCACCTCGTCGCGGATGCCGAGGCGGCGCTCGTCGGCGAGGTGGCCAACGCCGGCGGGATCGCGCTCAGCGAGCTCCGCGGCGCCGACGGCGGTGGACTCGAAGGACTGTTCATGTCACTGACCGAGAGCGGCGCGGGCGACCGCGCCGGAGAGGAGCAACGATGA
- a CDS encoding sensor histidine kinase — protein sequence MTGAERSALSERRWVWDLGAVALAIGVGVLVFVDSTSTGRLEDGPLLWVDVAIGLLGACLIPLRHRYPAQLAFAFAVLGFVGSTSAGAGLVFLYTAVKRCPTIVSIPLSALSCVTVPVYASLFPDPNATFWTAVSVGVATTLAVVAWGFYSRTREQLLASLTERAERAESEQRLRVEQAQVAERGRIAREMHDVLAHRLSLLSLHASALEVGAKGGGEGEGLDRERLAEAARVIRGSAHDALEELRGAIGVLRDDSLADGAVPERPQPSLAELDELIAESRQAGMALEVDRDPETLGAVPPAIGRHAYRVAQEGLTNARKHAPGCAVEMRVAGRPGDGLEVEVRNRMPLGPPSRAERLPGSETGLVGLAERAALAGGRLEHGPTPDGDFRLSAWFPWSRDPGVEAAPGAEAIAAESTAVEQR from the coding sequence ATGACGGGAGCCGAACGGAGCGCGCTCAGCGAGCGCCGGTGGGTCTGGGACCTCGGCGCCGTCGCGCTCGCGATCGGCGTCGGGGTGCTCGTCTTCGTCGACTCGACGTCGACGGGGCGGCTCGAGGACGGGCCGCTCCTCTGGGTCGACGTCGCCATCGGGCTCCTCGGCGCCTGCCTGATACCCCTGCGCCACCGGTATCCCGCACAGCTCGCCTTCGCCTTCGCCGTGCTCGGCTTCGTCGGGTCGACCTCGGCGGGTGCGGGACTGGTCTTCCTCTACACCGCCGTGAAGCGCTGCCCGACGATCGTGTCGATCCCGCTCTCGGCCCTGAGCTGCGTGACGGTGCCCGTCTACGCGTCGCTCTTCCCGGACCCGAACGCGACCTTCTGGACCGCGGTCAGCGTCGGGGTGGCGACGACGCTCGCGGTGGTCGCGTGGGGCTTCTACTCGCGCACCCGCGAGCAGCTGCTCGCGTCGCTCACCGAGCGTGCCGAGCGCGCCGAATCGGAGCAGCGCCTGCGGGTCGAGCAGGCGCAGGTCGCCGAGCGCGGCCGGATCGCGCGCGAGATGCACGATGTCCTCGCCCACCGCCTGTCACTGCTCAGCCTGCACGCGAGCGCGCTCGAGGTCGGCGCCAAGGGCGGCGGGGAGGGCGAGGGACTCGATCGCGAGCGACTCGCCGAGGCGGCCCGCGTCATCCGCGGCTCCGCCCACGACGCGCTCGAGGAGCTCCGCGGCGCGATCGGCGTGCTCCGCGATGACTCGCTCGCCGACGGCGCGGTGCCCGAGCGCCCGCAGCCGAGCCTCGCCGAGCTCGACGAGTTGATCGCCGAATCGCGGCAGGCCGGGATGGCGCTCGAGGTCGACCGCGACCCCGAGACCCTCGGCGCGGTGCCGCCCGCGATCGGTCGTCATGCCTACCGCGTCGCGCAGGAGGGGCTCACGAACGCGCGCAAGCATGCCCCGGGCTGCGCGGTCGAGATGCGGGTCGCCGGGCGGCCCGGCGACGGGCTCGAGGTCGAGGTCCGAAACCGGATGCCGCTCGGCCCGCCCTCGCGTGCCGAGCGGTTGCCGGGTTCGGAGACGGGTCTGGTCGGTCTGGCCGAGCGTGCCGCCCTGGCCGGCGGCCGGCTCGAGCACGGTCCGACGCCGGACGGCGACTTTCGCCTCAGCGCGTGGTTTCCGTGGTCGCGCGACCCAGGCGTCGAGGCCGCGCCGGGAGCCGAGGCAATCGCCGCCGAGTCCACCGCCGTCGAGCAGCGCTGA
- a CDS encoding response regulator transcription factor, which produces MLFAGTDDIRVAGEAEDGGAALAAVDSFRPDVVLMDIRMPRMDGLEATERLRSRADPPEVIVLTTFDADGHVLRALRAGASGFLLKDSGPDRILDAIRSVAAGEVMLSPGVTRRLVDHVAETGASARGEEARRRLACLTDREREVAEAVGRGSSNAEIAAEILMSVATVKAHVSSLLAKLELNNRVQIALLVHDAELQG; this is translated from the coding sequence ATGCTGTTCGCCGGCACCGACGACATCCGCGTCGCCGGTGAGGCCGAGGACGGCGGCGCCGCGCTCGCCGCGGTCGACTCGTTTCGTCCCGACGTGGTACTGATGGACATCCGGATGCCGCGGATGGACGGGCTCGAGGCGACGGAGCGGCTGCGATCGCGCGCCGACCCGCCCGAGGTCATCGTGCTGACGACCTTCGACGCCGACGGCCACGTCCTGCGCGCGCTCCGGGCCGGCGCGAGCGGCTTCCTGCTCAAGGACTCGGGTCCCGACCGGATCCTCGATGCGATTCGCTCGGTCGCGGCCGGCGAGGTCATGCTCTCGCCCGGCGTGACACGCCGGCTCGTCGACCACGTCGCCGAGACCGGCGCTTCGGCGCGCGGGGAGGAGGCCCGGCGGCGCCTCGCCTGCCTGACCGATCGCGAGCGCGAGGTCGCCGAAGCCGTCGGGCGCGGATCCTCCAACGCCGAGATCGCGGCCGAGATCCTGATGAGCGTCGCGACCGTGAAGGCGCACGTCTCCTCGCTGCTCGCGAAGCTCGAGCTCAACAACCGCGTCCAGATTGCGCTGCTCGTCCACGACGCCGAGCTTCAGGGCTAG
- a CDS encoding helix-turn-helix transcriptional regulator — protein sequence MAVAGGEVAGRVFDALSDPTRRTIFELISERGEASASALARELPVSRQAVAKHLELLAEAGLVSSARSGRELLFRPTPEPMSEAMRWMSAVGSRWDARLERLGRQLAR from the coding sequence GTGGCGGTCGCCGGGGGAGAGGTCGCGGGGCGCGTCTTCGACGCCCTGTCGGACCCGACCCGCCGCACGATCTTCGAGCTGATCTCCGAGCGCGGAGAGGCCAGCGCGAGCGCCCTCGCCCGCGAGTTGCCGGTCAGCCGCCAGGCGGTCGCCAAACACCTCGAGCTGCTCGCCGAAGCCGGCCTCGTCAGCTCGGCGCGCAGTGGGCGTGAGCTTCTCTTTCGCCCTACGCCCGAGCCGATGTCCGAGGCGATGCGCTGGATGAGCGCGGTCGGCTCGCGCTGGGACGCGCGCCTCGAGCGGCTCGGACGCCAGCTCGCGCGCTGA
- a CDS encoding S8 family serine peptidase, with amino-acid sequence MTPRSALTALASCAAAFVLPLAGATAASAGATDAESATGDGNRVPGQVVVKFERDASVAARSAARADAGTVVIERSAMVDGLQLLEVEPGEAVSDAVERLEADRGVVHAEPNFTFEPDAAPNDPFYQPFLWGMHNVGQVVSGSAGVADADIDAPEAWNRETGSAQTVVAVVDTGVDMTHPDLADNIWTNPGETGSGRETNGVDDDANGFVDDWRGWDFGNADNDPSDEQWMVDGADKGGHGTHVAGTIGAEGDNSLGVVGVNWDVQLMSVKTFPAATSYTVADSLYYAGNSGADVVNASFSGSGFSELVHWAISQHPGTLFVTGAGNDGLDGDASKRYPCAYNLPNVICVAATGHRDQLADFSNYGDETVDLGAPGVNIGSTAATYRRPDDPYMVMSGTSMATPMVAGAAGILVSRWPEASAGQLRDALLGGVDPVTALNGKTVTGGRLNLDHALDRLDLVTPPDTKITSGPTGTVRADSASFEFTGTLGPTGFECRLDAGPWGACSSPHQLAGLSQGEHTFEVRALKAVGADATPASRTWTFDPTAPVEPAETTITSGPRRVTTQRPRARAAFGFTGQNVSSFECRLDRGEWGACTSPRRLSVAAKPKRTSHTFAVRALNSVGEPDATPATRSFTVKRLR; translated from the coding sequence ATGACCCCCCGCAGCGCCCTCACCGCTCTCGCCTCGTGCGCCGCCGCGTTCGTCCTGCCGCTCGCCGGGGCCACAGCCGCGAGCGCAGGGGCGACCGACGCCGAGTCGGCGACCGGCGACGGGAACCGCGTGCCCGGCCAGGTCGTCGTGAAGTTCGAGCGTGACGCGAGCGTCGCCGCGCGCTCCGCGGCGAGGGCGGACGCGGGCACGGTGGTGATCGAGCGTTCCGCGATGGTCGACGGGCTGCAGCTCCTGGAAGTCGAGCCGGGCGAAGCGGTCAGCGACGCGGTCGAGCGGCTCGAGGCCGACCGGGGCGTCGTGCACGCCGAACCGAACTTCACCTTCGAGCCCGATGCGGCTCCGAACGATCCGTTCTACCAGCCCTTCCTCTGGGGGATGCACAACGTCGGTCAGGTGGTGTCCGGCTCGGCAGGGGTCGCGGACGCCGACATCGACGCGCCCGAGGCCTGGAACAGAGAGACGGGGTCTGCACAGACGGTCGTCGCCGTCGTCGATACCGGCGTGGACATGACCCACCCGGACCTCGCGGACAACATCTGGACGAACCCCGGCGAAACCGGGTCCGGCCGCGAGACCAACGGAGTCGACGACGACGCGAACGGTTTCGTCGACGACTGGCGAGGCTGGGACTTCGGCAACGCCGACAACGACCCGAGTGACGAACAATGGATGGTGGACGGCGCAGACAAGGGCGGCCACGGAACGCACGTCGCCGGCACGATCGGAGCCGAGGGCGACAACTCGCTCGGCGTGGTCGGCGTGAACTGGGACGTCCAGCTGATGTCGGTGAAGACGTTCCCGGCCGCGACCTCCTACACCGTTGCCGACAGCCTGTATTACGCCGGCAACAGTGGCGCCGACGTCGTGAACGCGAGCTTCAGCGGTTCAGGCTTCAGCGAACTCGTCCACTGGGCGATCTCGCAACACCCGGGCACCCTCTTCGTCACCGGAGCGGGCAACGATGGTCTCGACGGCGACGCTTCCAAGCGCTACCCCTGCGCGTACAACCTGCCGAACGTGATCTGCGTCGCCGCGACCGGGCACCGCGATCAACTCGCCGACTTCTCGAACTACGGCGACGAGACGGTGGACCTCGGAGCTCCCGGCGTGAACATCGGCAGCACGGCCGCCACCTACCGCCGGCCCGACGATCCGTACATGGTGATGAGCGGCACCTCGATGGCCACGCCGATGGTCGCCGGCGCCGCGGGGATCCTCGTGTCGCGCTGGCCAGAGGCGAGCGCGGGTCAGCTCCGTGACGCGCTGCTAGGTGGTGTCGATCCGGTGACGGCGCTGAACGGCAAGACGGTTACCGGCGGGCGCCTGAATCTCGACCACGCGCTCGATCGGCTCGATCTCGTCACGCCCCCCGATACGAAGATCACCTCAGGGCCCACCGGCACGGTACGGGCGGACTCGGCGAGCTTCGAGTTCACCGGGACCCTCGGGCCCACCGGGTTCGAGTGCCGGCTGGACGCCGGCCCCTGGGGCGCATGCAGCTCCCCGCACCAGCTCGCCGGGCTCTCGCAGGGCGAGCACACCTTCGAGGTCCGCGCGCTCAAGGCGGTCGGGGCCGACGCGACGCCGGCCTCGCGCACGTGGACCTTCGATCCCACGGCACCGGTCGAGCCCGCGGAGACGACGATCACCTCGGGCCCGCGCCGGGTGACGACCCAGCGCCCGCGGGCCCGCGCAGCGTTCGGGTTCACCGGCCAGAACGTGAGCTCGTTCGAATGCCGTCTCGACCGCGGCGAATGGGGTGCGTGCACCTCTCCCCGCAGGCTCTCGGTCGCTGCGAAGCCGAAGCGGACCTCGCATACCTTCGCCGTCCGCGCGTTGAACTCCGTCGGCGAGCCCGACGCGACCCCCGCGACTCGCTCGTTCACGGTCAAGCGCCTGCGCTGA
- the rplJ gene encoding 50S ribosomal protein L10, with product MNKEQKAAQVAELVERFGETQTIFAVDYKGISVPQAGELRVRLAESDSTFKVVKNRLAKRAAEESGTKGLDDLLVGPVALTLVKGDPVGAAKAIRTFARENDDVLEFKGGIMDGEELDADGFNSLASMPPVEVMRGQLVGLTASPLNGLVRGLGGMVSGLAIALGQVAEQKQAAEAA from the coding sequence ATGAACAAGGAACAGAAGGCAGCCCAGGTCGCCGAGCTCGTCGAGCGCTTCGGCGAGACCCAGACGATCTTCGCCGTCGACTACAAGGGCATCAGCGTGCCGCAGGCCGGTGAGCTTCGCGTTCGCCTCGCCGAGTCGGACTCGACCTTCAAGGTGGTCAAGAACCGGCTCGCCAAGCGCGCCGCCGAGGAGTCCGGCACGAAGGGCCTCGACGACCTGCTCGTCGGCCCCGTCGCGCTGACCCTCGTCAAGGGCGACCCCGTCGGCGCGGCCAAGGCGATCCGCACCTTCGCCCGCGAGAACGACGACGTGCTCGAGTTCAAGGGCGGGATCATGGACGGCGAGGAGCTCGACGCCGACGGGTTCAACTCGCTCGCCAGCATGCCGCCCGTCGAGGTCATGCGCGGCCAGCTCGTCGGCCTCACCGCGAGCCCGCTGAACGGGCTCGTCCGCGGGCTCGGCGGCATGGTGTCCGGCCTCGCGATCGCGCTCGGTCAGGTGGCCGAGCAGAAGCAGGCCGCCGAGGCTGCCTAG
- the rplL gene encoding 50S ribosomal protein L7/L12, which translates to MATSTEEWIEELKGISVLELSERIKALEEEFGVSATAVAAAAPAAGGGGADGGAAEEESSTVDVILTAAGDKKIQVIKAVRAATGLGLKEAKALVDEAPKPVKEGIEREEADKLKADIEEAGGSVEVK; encoded by the coding sequence ATGGCGACCAGCACCGAGGAATGGATCGAGGAACTCAAGGGCATCTCCGTGCTCGAGCTCTCCGAGCGCATCAAGGCGCTCGAGGAGGAGTTCGGCGTGTCGGCGACGGCGGTCGCGGCTGCGGCCCCGGCGGCCGGCGGCGGCGGCGCTGACGGCGGCGCGGCCGAGGAGGAGTCGAGCACCGTCGACGTCATCCTCACCGCGGCGGGCGACAAGAAGATCCAGGTCATCAAGGCCGTCCGCGCGGCGACCGGCCTCGGCCTCAAGGAGGCCAAGGCGCTCGTCGACGAGGCGCCGAAGCCCGTCAAGGAGGGCATCGAGCGCGAGGAGGCCGACAAGCTGAAGGCCGACATCGAGGAGGCCGGCGGCTCGGTCGAGGTCAAGTAG
- a CDS encoding DUF559 domain-containing protein, whose amino-acid sequence MGGEPRRRAGGGQWAKAWELARGQHHAVGREQLFEEEIGRARVDGWLRDGRLVLVHRGVYLVASPVEPPLARHSAALLSCGPRSAIGFWDAARLHGLPLGDPARRETGAPIEVVIAGPRRGRRAGISIHHTATLKKSDVAEVEGLRVTGAARTIRDLAPEATRRRLERMVAEALCLELFEEDEFARQVHASSFPGVGKLRALLDDPGGARMTRSEGESVLLAAIDAAGLPRPATQYRIRGCEFDFVWPRERVVLELDGSAHRRSKTRQRDDHKALVLVEAGWAAPIHVTGSRLRSEPDRIMAAVAAALAVADRANTSPGPARARPDPERRSARRVAGAS is encoded by the coding sequence ATGGGCGGCGAACCGCGACGACGAGCCGGTGGTGGCCAATGGGCGAAGGCCTGGGAGCTCGCCCGAGGCCAGCACCACGCGGTCGGCCGCGAGCAGCTCTTCGAGGAGGAGATCGGCCGAGCCCGGGTCGATGGCTGGCTTCGCGACGGACGCCTGGTGTTGGTCCACCGGGGCGTCTACCTCGTCGCGTCACCGGTCGAGCCGCCGCTCGCCCGCCACTCAGCGGCGCTCCTGTCATGCGGCCCGCGAAGCGCGATCGGGTTCTGGGACGCCGCCCGGCTTCACGGACTCCCCCTCGGTGACCCAGCCCGGCGCGAGACCGGGGCGCCCATCGAGGTCGTGATCGCCGGGCCGCGTCGCGGACGTCGCGCCGGCATCTCGATCCACCACACGGCGACGCTGAAGAAGAGCGACGTCGCCGAGGTGGAGGGGCTCCGGGTGACGGGCGCGGCGCGGACGATCCGCGACCTCGCCCCCGAGGCGACCCGGCGCCGCCTCGAGCGAATGGTCGCCGAGGCCCTCTGCCTGGAGCTGTTCGAAGAGGACGAGTTCGCGCGACAGGTACACGCGTCGTCGTTCCCCGGAGTCGGCAAGTTGCGCGCGCTCCTCGACGACCCGGGCGGCGCGCGGATGACTCGCTCGGAGGGCGAGTCGGTCCTGCTCGCCGCGATCGATGCGGCGGGCCTGCCACGTCCGGCGACGCAGTACCGGATCCGAGGCTGCGAGTTCGACTTCGTCTGGCCTCGCGAGCGCGTGGTTCTCGAGCTCGACGGGTCAGCGCACAGGCGATCGAAGACCCGGCAACGCGACGACCACAAGGCCCTCGTCCTCGTCGAGGCCGGCTGGGCGGCGCCGATTCACGTGACCGGCTCGCGCCTTCGCAGCGAGCCCGACCGGATCATGGCCGCCGTCGCCGCCGCACTCGCTGTCGCGGACCGGGCGAACACATCGCCGGGACCGGCTCGCGCTCGGCCTGACCCCGAACGACGAAGCGCCCGCCGTGTGGCGGGCGCTTCGTGA